In one window of Gouania willdenowi chromosome 8, fGouWil2.1, whole genome shotgun sequence DNA:
- the copz2 gene encoding coatomer subunit zeta-2 isoform X1 has translation METTSLEPSLHTVKAVLILDNDGNRLLSKYYDPELYPSIKEQRSFEKNVFNKTYKADDEIAFLEGMTIVYKSSIDLFFYVVGSSQENELMLMAVLNCLFDSLSHILRKNIERRCLLENMEGAFLVVDEIIDGGVILESDPQQVLQKVNYRTDEIPLGEQSVTQHLTEKLALTTNVLQSAKEQIKWSLLK, from the exons ATGGAGACCACGTCCCTG GAACCGTCACTCCACACTGTAAAGGCTGTTCTCATTCTAGACAATGATGGCAACAGACTTCTGTCAAAG TACTACGATCCTGAGCTTTACCCTTCAATAAAGGAGCAGAGGAGCTTTGAAAAGAATGTTTTCAACAAGACGTATAAGGCTGACG ATGAAATAGCGTTCTTGGAAGGCATGACCATCGTCTATAAGAGcagtattgatcttttcttctACGTGGTGGGAAGTTCTCAGGAGAACGAG cTGATGCTTATGGCAGTGCTCAACTGTCTCTTTGACTCGCTCAGTCACATCCTCAG aaaaaacattgagCGAAGGTGCCTTTTGGAGAACATGGAAGGAGCGTTCCTGGTCGTGGATGAAATAATTGATGGAGG GGTGATTCTTGAGAGTGACCCTCAGCAGGTTCTACAGAAGGTCAACTACAGG ACGGATGAGATTCCATTAGGGGAACAAAGTGTGACTCAG CATCTAACAGAGAAACTGGCTCTGACCACTAAC gtTCTGCAGTCGGCGAAGGAGCAGATCAAATGGTCTTTACTGAAATGA
- the copz2 gene encoding coatomer subunit zeta-2 isoform X2, whose translation METTSLEPSLHTVKAVLILDNDGNRLLSKYYDPELYPSIKEQRSFEKNVFNKTYKADDEIAFLEGMTIVYKSSIDLFFYVVGSSQENELMLMAVLNCLFDSLSHILRKNIERRCLLENMEGAFLVVDEIIDGGVILESDPQQVLQKVNYRTDEIPLGEQSVTQVLQSAKEQIKWSLLK comes from the exons ATGGAGACCACGTCCCTG GAACCGTCACTCCACACTGTAAAGGCTGTTCTCATTCTAGACAATGATGGCAACAGACTTCTGTCAAAG TACTACGATCCTGAGCTTTACCCTTCAATAAAGGAGCAGAGGAGCTTTGAAAAGAATGTTTTCAACAAGACGTATAAGGCTGACG ATGAAATAGCGTTCTTGGAAGGCATGACCATCGTCTATAAGAGcagtattgatcttttcttctACGTGGTGGGAAGTTCTCAGGAGAACGAG cTGATGCTTATGGCAGTGCTCAACTGTCTCTTTGACTCGCTCAGTCACATCCTCAG aaaaaacattgagCGAAGGTGCCTTTTGGAGAACATGGAAGGAGCGTTCCTGGTCGTGGATGAAATAATTGATGGAGG GGTGATTCTTGAGAGTGACCCTCAGCAGGTTCTACAGAAGGTCAACTACAGG ACGGATGAGATTCCATTAGGGGAACAAAGTGTGACTCAG gtTCTGCAGTCGGCGAAGGAGCAGATCAAATGGTCTTTACTGAAATGA
- the LOC114468136 gene encoding chromobox protein homolog 1-like, translating into MEEEKQPEAAEVVEAAPPAEAEEEEEEEYVVEKVLDRRVVKGKVEFLLKWKGFSEEDNTWEPEMNLDCPDLISAYMVKHKEKEEKKKESKRKAATEASGDAEERGSKKKKEEGEKVRGFSRGLQPERIIGATDSSGELMFLMKWKNSDEADLVPAKEANVKCPQVVISFYEERLTWHSYPTEEEEKKDDDKKD; encoded by the exons ATGGAAGAGGAAAAGCAGCCAGAAGCAGCAGAGGTGGTAGAAGCTGCACCACCCGCAGaggctgaggaagaggaagaagaagagtatGTGGTGGAGAAGGTGTTGGATCGCCGTGTGGTCAAAGGAAAAGTGGAGTTTTTGCTGAAATGGAAAGGCTTCTCTGA GGAGGACAACACTTGGGAGCCAGAGATGAACCTGGATTGCCCTGACCTAATATCAGCCTACATGGTGAAACACAAAGAGaaggaggagaaaaagaagGAGAGCAAGAGGAAAGCGGCCACGGAGGCGTCGGGAGACGCTGAGGAGCGAGGAAGcaagaagaaaaaggaagag GGTGAGAAGGTTCGAGGCTTCAGTCGAGGACTTCAACCAGAGAGAATCATCGGAGCCACAGACTCCAGTGGAGAGCTGATGTTCCTTATGAAATG GAAGAACTCTGATGAAGCAGACCTTGTTCCAGCGAAGGAGGCGAACGTCAAGTGTCCCCAAGTGGTGATTTCCTTCTACGAGGAGCGACTCACATGGCATTCCTACCCCACcgaagaggaggagaaaaaagacGATGACAAGAAAGACTAG